A window from Abditibacteriaceae bacterium encodes these proteins:
- the lon gene encoding endopeptidase La gives MADTLPSIPARLPVVATTNLVLFPFMLAPLTVGRAASLAALDAALQGDRIVAMTMQHKSDIETPTPDEMHHIGCACIVARMMRTPDGDAQVIVQGLSRVRLSNFAEENGVLYADVETLTDTEDKSMANQALMNNLLGVFRRIVELSPVLPEEAFAAAQAQDAPGKLADFVASTLNIEPNVRQELLDELDVQKRLERVTQLANAEVNVLELSSQIQSATRQELDKGQRDFILRQQLREIQKQLGEDEDAGQDIEELRRQIDEAAMPEEAKSVAERELKRLGRTPPSSPEYSVARNYLDYLIAVPWRKATEDNLDITHAKQILDDEHFGLEDVKDRVLEYLAVRKLNPNGKGPILCFVGPPGVGKTSLAHSIANALGRKFVRMALGGVRDEAEIRGHRRTYIGAMPGRIAQGLRDAGTNNPVMILDEIDKLGADYRGDPTSALLEVLDPQQNNAFKDHYLEVPLDLSKVMFITTANVLDTIPGPLRDRMEVLRIAGYTLEEKVAIARRYLLPRQMSETGLTAEQITVSDEALRAVVSRYTREAGVRNLEREVGTICRKVARQVAESTPQSNGEVPSQSTVLSAVVVTPENLEGFLGAPRFEAEMGNREAQVGVSTGMAWTPVGGEVLFIETAKSPGKRGLTLTGQLGDVMKESVSIALTYLRSHADVLDLPANFSDEWDIHVHVPAGAIPKDGPSAGVAMTTALASLMTGRPARHDIAMTGEVTLTGRVLPIGGVKEKVLAARQAGIKNILLPERNRADVQDIPAEARAELNIEFVSDVRDAIEKVLLPVGTRDEETGAPDVSTPLEQSSEAI, from the coding sequence ATGGCAGACACTCTTCCTTCTATTCCCGCCCGTTTGCCCGTTGTGGCAACGACGAATCTTGTGCTGTTTCCCTTTATGCTCGCGCCGCTTACGGTGGGCCGCGCGGCCTCGCTTGCCGCGCTTGACGCGGCTTTGCAAGGCGACCGCATTGTCGCGATGACAATGCAGCACAAGAGCGACATCGAAACACCGACGCCCGATGAAATGCACCACATCGGCTGCGCGTGCATCGTCGCGCGCATGATGCGCACGCCCGACGGCGACGCGCAAGTCATTGTGCAAGGCTTGTCGCGCGTGCGCCTCAGCAACTTCGCCGAAGAAAACGGCGTGCTTTACGCCGATGTCGAAACGCTCACCGACACTGAAGACAAGTCGATGGCGAATCAGGCGCTGATGAATAATCTGCTCGGTGTTTTCCGCCGCATCGTCGAGCTTTCGCCGGTGTTGCCCGAAGAAGCGTTCGCCGCCGCGCAAGCGCAGGACGCGCCCGGTAAGCTCGCCGATTTCGTGGCTTCGACACTCAACATCGAGCCGAATGTGCGTCAGGAATTGCTCGATGAACTCGATGTGCAAAAGCGTTTGGAGCGCGTGACGCAACTGGCGAACGCCGAAGTGAATGTTCTCGAACTTTCAAGCCAGATTCAAAGCGCCACGCGTCAGGAGCTCGACAAAGGCCAGCGGGATTTTATTTTGCGTCAGCAGTTGCGCGAAATTCAAAAGCAGCTGGGCGAAGACGAAGACGCCGGACAAGATATCGAAGAACTGCGGCGTCAAATCGACGAAGCCGCAATGCCAGAAGAAGCCAAATCCGTCGCCGAGCGTGAACTCAAGCGTTTGGGCCGAACGCCGCCGAGTTCGCCGGAATATTCCGTTGCGCGTAATTACCTCGATTACCTGATTGCGGTTCCGTGGCGCAAAGCAACCGAAGATAACCTCGACATCACTCACGCAAAGCAGATCCTCGACGACGAGCATTTCGGTCTCGAAGATGTCAAAGACCGCGTTCTGGAATATCTCGCGGTGCGCAAGCTGAACCCGAACGGCAAAGGCCCGATTCTGTGTTTTGTCGGGCCGCCGGGCGTGGGGAAAACCAGCCTCGCGCATTCGATAGCCAACGCACTGGGCCGCAAATTCGTGCGCATGGCTTTGGGCGGTGTGCGCGACGAAGCCGAAATTCGCGGCCATCGTCGCACCTACATCGGCGCGATGCCGGGCCGCATCGCTCAGGGATTGCGCGACGCGGGCACGAACAATCCGGTGATGATTCTCGATGAAATCGACAAACTCGGCGCCGATTATCGCGGAGACCCGACTTCGGCGCTTTTAGAAGTTCTCGATCCTCAGCAAAACAACGCCTTCAAAGACCATTACCTCGAAGTGCCGCTCGATTTGAGCAAAGTGATGTTCATCACAACGGCCAACGTGCTGGACACAATTCCCGGTCCGTTGCGCGACCGCATGGAAGTTTTGCGAATCGCGGGCTACACGCTGGAAGAAAAAGTCGCCATTGCGCGACGTTATCTGCTGCCGCGCCAAATGAGCGAAACCGGCCTTACAGCCGAGCAAATCACAGTTTCCGATGAAGCATTGCGCGCGGTTGTTTCACGATACACGCGCGAAGCAGGCGTTCGCAATTTGGAGCGCGAAGTCGGGACGATTTGCCGTAAGGTCGCCCGCCAGGTTGCCGAATCCACACCACAATCGAATGGCGAGGTACCGTCGCAATCGACCGTACTTTCCGCAGTTGTCGTTACACCAGAGAATCTCGAAGGCTTTCTCGGCGCGCCACGATTCGAGGCAGAAATGGGCAACCGCGAAGCTCAAGTTGGCGTTTCAACGGGCATGGCGTGGACGCCGGTTGGCGGCGAAGTTTTGTTTATCGAAACCGCAAAAAGCCCCGGCAAGCGCGGCCTCACGCTCACGGGCCAACTCGGCGACGTGATGAAAGAATCGGTTTCGATTGCACTTACCTATTTGCGCTCGCACGCCGACGTTCTCGATTTGCCCGCGAATTTCTCGGATGAATGGGACATACACGTTCATGTGCCCGCCGGTGCGATTCCCAAAGACGGCCCATCGGCGGGCGTTGCCATGACGACAGCGCTGGCGTCACTCATGACAGGCCGCCCTGCCCGCCACGACATCGCCATGACAGGCGAAGTGACGCTGACGGGCCGCGTCTTGCCGATTGGCGGCGTGAAGGAAAAAGTGCTGGCGGCGCGGCAGGCGGGAATCAAGAATATCCTCTTGCCCGAACGCAATCGAGCTGATGTGCAAGACATTCCGGCAGAAGCGCGCGCCGAACTCAACATCGAATTTGTTTCCGATGTGCGCGATGCGATTGAAAAAGTTTTGCTGCCCGTTGGCACGCGGGACGAAGAAACGGGCGCGCCCGACGTTTCGACACCGCTGGAACAAAGCTCCGAAGCAATCTAA
- a CDS encoding Hsp20/alpha crystallin family protein, which yields MKHQPTSVRMNWSNVQSPHAPHADVCETADAIWIDFEVPGVAESDLSLRFEPGQIVISGTRQRREVDGACRCHVVEIETGAFRRAVPIPTEVDGSAVEATLENGVLRVRVPKAKPKNETRRISIL from the coding sequence ATGAAACACCAACCCACTTCTGTGCGAATGAACTGGAGCAATGTACAATCGCCACACGCGCCGCACGCCGATGTGTGTGAAACCGCCGATGCGATTTGGATCGACTTTGAAGTTCCCGGCGTTGCCGAAAGCGACCTGTCGCTGCGCTTCGAGCCGGGACAAATCGTAATTAGCGGGACGCGCCAACGCCGCGAAGTCGATGGTGCCTGCCGTTGCCACGTCGTGGAAATCGAAACCGGTGCGTTTCGACGTGCCGTGCCGATTCCAACCGAAGTCGATGGCAGCGCTGTCGAAGCGACGCTCGAAAACGGCGTCCTGCGCGTGCGCGTGCCGAAAGCGAAGCCAAAAAACGAAACTCGCCGCATCTCAATTCTTTAA
- a CDS encoding shikimate kinase, whose amino-acid sequence MAQRKIKSRARACGGGISHAMTIALVGPMGSGKSHIARDLARISGLPFVDLDAEIERRAENKISAIFRTQGEEVFRQLETKALRDALERGGILATGGGVVTRPENCDLLREANVVYLRATPETLATRIRQQPGTRPLIDGDGALDFDRTRARIEEILSVRAPLYQSVAQLVLDTDVRPPRELAQEIWTTFRNR is encoded by the coding sequence ATGGCTCAACGAAAAATTAAAAGCCGCGCCCGCGCCTGCGGTGGCGGCATCTCTCACGCAATGACAATCGCGCTTGTCGGCCCGATGGGAAGTGGCAAGAGCCATATTGCGCGCGATCTTGCGCGCATCTCTGGCTTGCCTTTTGTCGATCTCGATGCCGAAATCGAGCGACGCGCTGAAAATAAAATCTCAGCAATTTTTAGGACACAGGGCGAAGAAGTTTTTCGCCAACTCGAAACAAAGGCGTTGCGAGATGCGCTCGAACGCGGCGGAATTTTGGCGACCGGCGGAGGCGTTGTCACGCGGCCCGAAAACTGCGATTTGCTGCGCGAGGCAAATGTGGTTTATTTACGCGCAACGCCGGAAACACTTGCGACACGGATTCGCCAGCAACCCGGAACCCGTCCGTTGATTGACGGCGATGGCGCGCTCGATTTCGACCGTACCCGCGCGCGCATCGAAGAAATTTTGAGCGTGCGTGCGCCGTTATACCAAAGCGTTGCGCAACTCGTTCTCGATACCGATGTGCGACCACCGCGCGAATTGGCCCAAGAAATCTGGACGACTTTCAGGAACCGATGA
- a CDS encoding alpha/beta fold hydrolase, which yields MKKSLLLLLLLAPFGCARAQNAAPETPTQVAKPVDEWTQRRALYDYDTTQPLEIKWGKSNDNIAASTTKLTFRGARGGVVPAYYVAPQGATTAQKLPAIVLLHGKDGRIEDVVPLALVLAARGYASILPEVVGHGERRNGVPLFNPDAPTMRAGFIESVQDIRRAVDVLQSRPEIDGKRIGLLGISMGAIMGTLTSAVEERIQTAVLIVGGGDWATIGKQSNERFARDQRKIGALTEEQITLLNDIDPKNFAAHISPRPVLMLNGRRDSIIPAASATILFEAAREPKKQIWFETGHLIPPADAALPTIEWLNEKLKAAPAPAVAASLTQ from the coding sequence ATGAAAAAATCGCTACTCCTCTTGCTGCTGCTGGCTCCGTTTGGGTGCGCTCGTGCCCAAAACGCAGCGCCTGAAACCCCGACGCAGGTTGCAAAGCCCGTCGATGAGTGGACGCAGCGCCGCGCCCTTTACGACTACGATACGACGCAACCGCTGGAAATCAAATGGGGCAAAAGCAACGATAACATCGCAGCCTCCACCACAAAACTGACGTTTCGCGGCGCGCGCGGCGGTGTGGTTCCAGCCTATTACGTCGCGCCGCAGGGCGCGACAACTGCCCAGAAACTGCCTGCTATCGTCTTGCTTCATGGCAAAGATGGCCGTATCGAAGATGTTGTTCCGCTCGCGCTTGTCCTTGCGGCGCGTGGTTACGCTTCGATTTTGCCCGAAGTTGTCGGACATGGCGAGCGGCGTAATGGCGTGCCGCTTTTCAATCCCGATGCGCCGACAATGCGTGCCGGTTTCATCGAAAGCGTGCAGGATATTCGGCGCGCTGTGGACGTTCTGCAGTCGCGGCCTGAAATCGATGGCAAACGCATCGGTTTGCTTGGCATCAGCATGGGTGCGATCATGGGCACGTTGACGAGCGCGGTTGAAGAACGAATCCAAACAGCAGTGCTCATTGTCGGCGGCGGCGATTGGGCGACGATTGGCAAGCAATCGAACGAACGCTTTGCGCGCGACCAGCGTAAAATCGGGGCCTTAACCGAAGAGCAAATCACTTTGCTCAACGACATCGACCCGAAGAATTTTGCAGCCCATATTTCACCGCGCCCTGTCTTGATGCTTAATGGCCGCCGCGATTCGATTATTCCGGCGGCATCGGCCACCATTCTCTTTGAAGCTGCGCGCGAACCAAAGAAACAAATCTGGTTCGAAACCGGCCACCTCATTCCGCCTGCCGACGCTGCGCTTCCGACCATTGAATGGCTCAACGAAAAATTAAAAGCCGCGCCCGCGCCTGCGGTGGCGGCATCTCTCACGCAATGA
- a CDS encoding glutamate-5-semialdehyde dehydrogenase: MEENASDHVQRKARAARAASIQLRTAGSATKDRALHLMAEKLCAQQDEIFAANVKDLETGRERGLSDAMLDRLKLTPARVQSMADGCRQVASLPDPIGQVLKGWSQPNGLKIEQVRVPLGVVGVIYESRPNVTVEAAILCLKSGNAVVLRGGSEAIHSNTVLANIISDAAREAGLPDGAISIIETTDREATKALVTANGLVDLVIPRGGESLKKSLSAVATVPLIFAAGGVCHVFIDESANLEMAVDIALNAKVQRPSTCNAMETLLVHQAIAAQFVPAVSSRLREANVILRGDKSAQELFAMEPATDADWDEEYNDLTLAMRVVSGLDEAIDHIERHGTAHSDAIVTENYANAEAFLNRLDSAALYVNASTRFTDGFEFGLGAEVGISTQKLHARGPLGLEALTSTKYLVRGNGQVRQ, translated from the coding sequence ATGGAAGAAAACGCTTCAGACCACGTTCAACGGAAGGCGCGCGCCGCGCGTGCTGCCTCGATTCAATTGCGCACCGCCGGTAGCGCCACGAAAGATCGCGCTCTGCATCTCATGGCAGAAAAATTATGCGCGCAGCAGGACGAAATTTTCGCGGCGAACGTGAAAGATTTGGAAACCGGACGTGAGCGCGGCCTTTCCGACGCTATGCTCGACCGCCTGAAACTTACGCCAGCGCGGGTGCAAAGCATGGCCGATGGCTGTCGTCAGGTGGCTTCTCTTCCCGACCCTATCGGCCAAGTCCTCAAAGGCTGGAGCCAGCCCAACGGCCTAAAAATCGAGCAAGTGCGCGTGCCTCTGGGTGTTGTCGGTGTGATTTATGAATCGCGCCCCAATGTGACTGTCGAAGCCGCCATCCTTTGTCTCAAAAGCGGTAACGCCGTTGTCCTGCGCGGCGGCAGCGAGGCGATTCATTCCAATACGGTTCTGGCAAACATCATCTCTGATGCCGCGCGTGAAGCCGGGCTTCCTGATGGTGCGATTTCCATCATCGAAACAACCGACCGCGAAGCCACGAAAGCACTTGTCACCGCCAACGGCCTCGTCGATCTGGTGATTCCGCGTGGTGGCGAAAGCCTCAAGAAAAGTTTGTCGGCTGTTGCTACAGTGCCCCTAATTTTCGCGGCAGGCGGCGTCTGTCATGTGTTTATCGACGAAAGCGCCAACCTGGAAATGGCCGTCGATATTGCTTTAAATGCGAAAGTGCAGCGCCCCTCAACCTGCAACGCGATGGAAACCTTGTTGGTGCATCAAGCGATTGCGGCGCAGTTCGTTCCTGCTGTTTCCTCGCGCCTGCGGGAAGCGAACGTCATTTTGCGCGGCGACAAAAGTGCGCAGGAGCTGTTCGCAATGGAACCCGCGACCGACGCCGATTGGGACGAAGAATACAACGACCTGACTTTGGCGATGCGCGTGGTTTCCGGTCTGGATGAAGCCATCGACCACATCGAACGCCACGGAACGGCGCACTCCGATGCGATTGTCACCGAGAACTATGCTAACGCCGAAGCATTTTTAAACCGCCTCGATAGCGCAGCTTTGTATGTCAATGCTTCGACGAGGTTTACCGATGGCTTTGAATTCGGCCTTGGCGCTGAAGTCGGAATTTCGACGCAGAAGTTGCACGCGCGTGGGCCGCTGGGATTGGAAGCATTGACATCGACGAAATATCTGGTGCGCGGTAACGGACAGGTGCGCCAGTAA
- a CDS encoding YaiO family outer membrane beta-barrel protein, whose protein sequence is MNKKFFDRKHVLTAGLCSIPLLSLPMLVQASPASDAARAARLSAARRAEAEQSIAQTVVVVVPGVQVVDTADDNDDAPSASEPVSPPVAIAAVPAEDATATSTAATEGTAPVAAAVDEDEDAPGPPGPAAAGAEAEEAAISPFPANNSNQLGDQDNTTIGTEPLSTTSFVEAGISSHRLTNGFGSWSSVYLRTQYRANEKHLINAEIAKQRQFGDSGTYLSLGDTYVFSPDLYGSLTVGTSTGGFFLPRFRVDAFLNRKLLRARNLVATVGLGYYKARDVYNDRSVYLGATYYFAPKWIVEGGVRFNTSNPGSVGSRSQFVALTQGVEKRRYITLRVGNGRESYQLIGPNAQLVDFASNETSLTIRQWLNETRGVNLVLERYSNPSYQRRGASLGYFQDF, encoded by the coding sequence ATGAATAAAAAATTTTTCGACAGAAAACATGTGTTGACAGCAGGACTTTGCAGCATTCCCTTGCTTTCCCTGCCGATGTTAGTTCAAGCGAGCCCGGCCAGTGACGCTGCCCGTGCTGCGCGCTTGAGTGCCGCCCGCCGCGCGGAGGCCGAACAAAGCATTGCACAAACCGTTGTCGTTGTTGTTCCCGGCGTGCAGGTTGTTGATACCGCCGATGATAACGATGACGCCCCAAGTGCTTCAGAGCCCGTCAGCCCTCCGGTAGCTATCGCCGCCGTTCCTGCGGAGGATGCGACAGCTACTTCGACAGCGGCAACCGAAGGCACCGCACCTGTTGCGGCGGCGGTGGACGAAGACGAAGACGCTCCAGGCCCGCCGGGGCCTGCAGCTGCCGGCGCTGAAGCAGAAGAAGCGGCGATTTCTCCGTTTCCTGCGAACAATTCAAATCAGCTGGGCGATCAGGACAACACGACGATTGGCACTGAGCCACTGTCAACCACCAGCTTTGTTGAGGCAGGAATTTCCAGCCACCGCTTGACAAACGGTTTTGGTTCGTGGAGCAGCGTTTATTTGCGCACGCAGTATCGGGCGAATGAAAAGCATCTCATCAATGCCGAAATTGCAAAGCAGCGTCAGTTCGGCGATTCGGGGACTTATTTGTCGCTTGGGGATACCTACGTTTTTAGCCCCGATCTTTATGGTTCTCTGACAGTCGGCACCAGCACGGGCGGCTTCTTTCTGCCACGATTTCGAGTGGATGCGTTTCTGAATCGGAAGCTATTAAGGGCGCGCAATCTCGTGGCAACTGTTGGTCTTGGTTACTACAAGGCACGCGACGTGTACAACGACCGCAGCGTTTATTTGGGTGCAACCTATTACTTCGCGCCCAAGTGGATCGTTGAAGGCGGTGTTCGGTTTAATACAAGTAACCCGGGTTCCGTTGGCTCACGTTCGCAGTTTGTCGCTTTGACACAAGGCGTAGAAAAGCGACGTTACATCACCTTACGGGTTGGCAATGGCCGCGAATCATATCAGTTGATTGGCCCCAATGCTCAGCTTGTTGATTTTGCCTCGAACGAAACCTCGCTCACCATCCGCCAATGGTTGAATGAAACGCGCGGTGTGAACCTTGTATTGGAGCGCTACTCGAACCCGAGTTACCAGCGCCGTGGAGCTTCCCTTGGCTACTTCCAAGATTTTTGA
- a CDS encoding glycosyltransferase family 2 protein yields the protein MNFRILITLLCLLGVGSHLPAQERAATPAQRPATPTRARVENAARETQSTLKTKSAQAEAAMEERLRERQADATGPIRGRGTSVAPYVWRYAPPNRHPIVLVLIFILFLFCFIICMYGVRHYLFTYNRLFGKQRHPYIDVDAADWPSVTLLIAAHNEESVIEGILSAVMDVDYPADKLTVMPVNDRSTDRTREIVDGWVARYPMQIKPFHREKGAPGKGAALRDATELVRDEIIIVFDADYIPGRGLIKQLVAPFFDPEVGAVMGRVVPGNVGANLLTRLLDLERSAGYQVDQQARMNMHMVPQYAGTVGGVRMSALKSVGGWGENALTEDTDLTYKMMLQNWITVYQNRSECYEEVPEEWPVRIRQIMRWARGHNSCLRSYIIPVLTSRHISMRQRWDGIMLLGVYMLSPMILIGCLIALTLFYLGANPLFGVLAVFSVAAYGTLGNFATFFEVAAAARLDGSRNRIRLLPLNMFGYLVNTISVSRSWIGVLKARQKSGVVWDKTARYRKGNTQ from the coding sequence ATGAATTTTCGTATTTTAATTACCCTCCTTTGCCTTCTTGGCGTAGGCTCACACCTACCGGCACAAGAACGGGCAGCAACGCCGGCCCAGCGGCCTGCGACGCCAACCAGAGCGCGCGTTGAAAATGCCGCTCGTGAAACCCAAAGCACCCTCAAAACCAAGTCTGCTCAAGCCGAAGCCGCGATGGAAGAGCGGCTGCGCGAACGGCAGGCGGACGCCACCGGGCCAATTCGCGGACGGGGAACCAGCGTTGCGCCGTATGTCTGGCGCTACGCCCCACCAAATCGCCACCCAATCGTCTTGGTCCTGATTTTTATTCTGTTCTTGTTTTGCTTCATCATCTGCATGTATGGTGTCCGGCATTACCTGTTCACCTACAATCGGCTCTTCGGTAAGCAGCGCCATCCTTACATCGACGTGGATGCCGCCGATTGGCCCTCGGTAACCTTGCTGATTGCAGCGCACAACGAAGAATCGGTTATCGAAGGCATTTTGAGCGCGGTCATGGATGTTGATTATCCTGCCGATAAGCTCACTGTCATGCCGGTCAACGACCGTTCGACCGACAGGACCAGAGAAATTGTCGATGGTTGGGTTGCACGCTATCCGATGCAAATCAAGCCGTTTCACCGTGAAAAGGGCGCACCTGGAAAGGGCGCTGCCCTGCGCGATGCAACTGAGCTGGTGCGCGACGAAATCATTATTGTTTTTGACGCCGACTACATTCCCGGACGCGGCCTTATCAAGCAGCTTGTAGCGCCGTTTTTCGACCCCGAAGTTGGTGCCGTTATGGGCCGCGTTGTTCCGGGGAACGTCGGTGCGAACCTCTTGACACGCTTGCTCGATTTGGAACGAAGCGCGGGTTATCAGGTCGATCAGCAGGCGCGCATGAATATGCATATGGTTCCGCAGTACGCAGGTACCGTGGGCGGCGTTCGCATGAGCGCGCTGAAGTCTGTTGGTGGTTGGGGCGAAAACGCCTTGACTGAAGATACCGACCTGACCTACAAAATGATGCTGCAGAACTGGATCACGGTTTACCAGAACCGTTCCGAGTGCTATGAAGAAGTGCCCGAAGAATGGCCGGTGCGCATTCGCCAGATTATGCGTTGGGCTCGCGGTCATAACAGTTGCTTGCGCAGTTACATCATTCCGGTATTGACAAGTCGACATATCTCGATGCGCCAGCGTTGGGATGGAATCATGCTGCTCGGGGTCTATATGCTGTCGCCGATGATTCTGATTGGTTGCTTGATTGCTTTGACTTTGTTTTATCTCGGTGCAAACCCGCTCTTTGGCGTCCTTGCTGTGTTCTCGGTTGCCGCATACGGCACGCTCGGTAACTTTGCGACCTTCTTCGAGGTTGCTGCTGCGGCCCGTCTTGATGGTTCGCGCAATCGCATCCGCCTCTTGCCGTTGAATATGTTTGGTTACTTGGTGAATACGATCAGTGTTTCACGCTCGTGGATCGGTGTTTTGAAAGCACGTCAGAAAAGTGGCGTGGTCTGGGACAAGACGGCTCGCTACCGCAAGGGAAATACGCAATGA